In Persicimonas caeni, a single window of DNA contains:
- a CDS encoding cell division protein FtsQ/DivIB, producing MFGNRRKNRRRRALGQRLKSLGTKIGSLGRKALPVAFLVAVAIGLPYGIFHAYIRTVSGSYFQLQEVEVEGLHNVDEDALLESAGLLIGLNIFDVDLERADRAIEAHPWIKSAEVERRLPDQVSVRVSEEEPIALLIDERYHLVDTDAVAFKALESSDPVDELMALPLVTGMEVASLEEPEGRALFLEAMDVVQMYGELGLTNWEPLSEIHVDSVLGLTLVTADTGVEIRLGRGRYRERLERLAVVQRSIVQRAMEVDYILIDQESDLSRVAVGRRHRPRTGPGEGARVD from the coding sequence ATGTTTGGTAATCGCCGCAAAAACCGCAGACGTCGGGCCCTGGGCCAGCGACTCAAATCGCTGGGCACCAAGATCGGGTCCCTGGGTCGAAAGGCCCTGCCCGTGGCGTTTTTGGTGGCGGTGGCCATCGGCTTGCCCTACGGCATTTTTCACGCTTACATTCGCACCGTCAGCGGCTCGTACTTCCAACTCCAAGAGGTGGAGGTCGAAGGGCTGCATAACGTCGACGAGGATGCTCTGCTCGAAAGTGCGGGGCTTCTGATCGGGTTAAATATCTTCGACGTCGATCTCGAGCGCGCGGATAGGGCCATCGAGGCCCATCCGTGGATCAAGAGCGCCGAGGTCGAGCGTCGTCTGCCCGACCAGGTCTCGGTCCGAGTCTCTGAAGAGGAGCCGATCGCTTTGCTCATCGACGAGCGTTATCACCTGGTCGACACCGACGCGGTGGCGTTCAAGGCGCTCGAGAGCAGCGACCCGGTCGACGAGTTGATGGCTTTGCCGCTGGTGACCGGCATGGAGGTCGCCTCACTCGAGGAGCCCGAGGGAAGGGCGCTGTTTCTCGAGGCGATGGATGTGGTGCAGATGTACGGTGAGCTGGGGCTGACCAATTGGGAACCCCTCAGCGAGATCCACGTCGACTCGGTGCTCGGCCTGACCTTGGTCACGGCCGATACGGGCGTCGAGATACGGCTGGGTCGTGGGCGCTACCGGGAGCGCCTCGAACGACTGGCGGTCGTTCAACGGTCCATTGTCCAGCGGGCAATGGAGGTCGATTATATTCTGATCGATCAGGAGTCGGATTTGAGTCGGGTGGCAGTCGGACGTCGTCACCGGCCACGGACGGGCCCTGGTGAGGGCGCGCGGGTCGACTGA
- a CDS encoding D-alanine--D-alanine ligase yields the protein MLTDIDLTHVDKTRFRGQKVGVVTGGQSSEREISLKTGRGFAEALRALGYDTEVYDVPGDFARLAQEKPAAVILGLHGGAGENGVLQGYLEALGIPYTGSGVLASALAMDKGRAKAVLRDVDVPTPAGLRLAGHGELDFEAIEAELELEGLELPLVVKPNDEGSSVGVHLCREETELAEAIESLWNREVGEGTQAILIEQFLDGAEYTVGFFDEICLGSIEVTPGEQFYDFKAKYESSETRYETVEEGGLKSRLESIGRDAYNALGCRGVARVDIKANRGPDELELYVLEVNTIPGMTATSLVPKLAGSHGISFEDFTEYMLASASCEMQR from the coding sequence ATGCTGACAGATATCGACCTTACACATGTCGACAAGACGCGGTTTCGTGGCCAGAAGGTTGGAGTCGTGACCGGAGGGCAATCTTCGGAGCGCGAGATCAGCCTGAAGACCGGCCGCGGTTTCGCCGAGGCGCTCCGCGCGCTCGGTTACGACACCGAAGTTTACGATGTCCCGGGGGACTTCGCTCGCCTGGCCCAGGAGAAGCCGGCGGCGGTCATCTTGGGGTTGCACGGCGGTGCCGGGGAAAACGGCGTGCTCCAGGGCTATCTGGAAGCGCTGGGGATTCCGTATACCGGCAGCGGCGTGCTCGCCTCTGCGCTGGCGATGGACAAAGGCCGGGCCAAGGCGGTGCTTCGCGACGTGGACGTTCCCACCCCGGCCGGACTTCGTCTGGCGGGTCATGGCGAACTCGACTTCGAAGCGATCGAGGCGGAGCTCGAGCTCGAAGGGTTGGAGCTTCCGCTGGTAGTCAAACCCAACGACGAAGGCAGTTCGGTAGGCGTGCATCTGTGCCGCGAGGAGACCGAGTTGGCCGAGGCGATCGAGTCGCTGTGGAATCGCGAAGTCGGCGAAGGCACCCAGGCGATTTTGATCGAGCAATTCTTGGACGGCGCCGAGTACACCGTCGGCTTTTTCGATGAGATCTGTCTCGGGTCGATCGAAGTGACCCCCGGCGAGCAGTTTTACGATTTCAAAGCCAAGTACGAGTCCTCCGAAACCCGCTACGAAACGGTCGAGGAAGGGGGGCTAAAATCGAGGCTTGAAAGCATCGGCCGAGATGCCTACAACGCCCTCGGCTGTCGAGGTGTTGCCCGGGTCGATATCAAGGCCAATCGGGGTCCGGATGAGCTCGAGCTGTACGTGCTCGAGGTCAACACGATTCCTGGCATGACAGCCACGAGCTTGGTCCCTAAGTTGGCAGGAAGCCACGGGATTAGCTTCGAAGATTTCACTGAGTACATGCTCGCCTCGGCCAGCTGCGAGATGCAGCGGTAG
- the murB gene encoding UDP-N-acetylmuramate dehydrogenase codes for MTDTVNFEPGEGLLALAAESRFGARVVFNEPLAKHCSLRIGGPAAVWAEVETAEELVELARAGEAEGLELTIAGLGSNTLFPDEGIRGIVARLTGELAAFEIAAEADDDTAVMRIGAGAVNAHVVRALHKGGWVGAEFLALIPGTFGGAVVMNAGTKEAELSEVLLDVDVLEPDGAGGYRRSTWEPAKLGLSYRHSEVSDDVLVLGGRIRIRRGDVDEARQAVRRDKARRNRTQPYKLASVGSTFANPKGDYAGRVIEEVGLKGHAIGGARISELHANFFINENGATAADFLELMALARSRVRHRFGLELRPEVRFVGFDGFKRMLEYERRLEEQGC; via the coding sequence ATGACAGACACTGTCAATTTCGAGCCAGGCGAAGGCCTGCTCGCGCTTGCTGCGGAGAGCCGATTCGGTGCGCGGGTCGTATTCAACGAGCCGCTGGCGAAGCATTGCTCGCTGCGCATCGGAGGACCGGCGGCGGTCTGGGCCGAGGTCGAAACTGCCGAAGAGCTCGTCGAGCTCGCTCGGGCAGGAGAGGCTGAAGGGCTCGAACTCACCATCGCAGGCCTGGGAAGCAACACGTTGTTTCCGGACGAAGGGATTCGGGGCATTGTCGCCCGACTGACCGGCGAGCTCGCCGCCTTCGAAATCGCGGCTGAGGCCGACGATGATACGGCGGTGATGCGAATTGGAGCTGGCGCGGTCAACGCCCACGTCGTTCGCGCCCTGCACAAGGGTGGTTGGGTCGGCGCCGAGTTTTTGGCGCTGATTCCAGGCACGTTCGGCGGGGCCGTGGTGATGAACGCCGGGACCAAAGAGGCCGAGCTCTCCGAGGTCTTGCTCGATGTCGACGTGCTCGAGCCTGACGGCGCCGGCGGATATCGACGCAGCACCTGGGAGCCCGCGAAGTTAGGGCTCTCGTACCGTCATTCGGAAGTGTCCGATGACGTGTTGGTGCTCGGCGGGCGCATTCGCATACGTCGCGGTGATGTCGACGAGGCCCGGCAGGCAGTCCGACGAGACAAGGCGCGGCGCAACCGCACCCAGCCGTATAAGCTGGCCAGTGTCGGGAGTACGTTCGCCAACCCCAAAGGCGATTATGCTGGACGGGTCATCGAAGAAGTAGGCCTGAAGGGACACGCCATCGGCGGCGCACGGATCAGCGAGCTTCACGCAAACTTCTTCATCAATGAAAATGGGGCCACCGCTGCCGACTTTTTGGAGTTGATGGCGCTGGCCCGCAGCCGAGTTCGGCATAGGTTTGGCCTGGAGCTTCGCCCGGAGGTGAGGTTCGTCGGATTCGACGGTTTTAAGCGTATGCTCGAGTACGAGCGTCGATTGGAAGAGCAAGGATGCTGA
- the murG gene encoding undecaprenyldiphospho-muramoylpentapeptide beta-N-acetylglucosaminyltransferase has protein sequence MPLFGSKKRDRRVVIAGGGTGGHLFPGVAVAEAIQKLDPTVDIAFVGTERGIEARVIPELGYRLELVDVPMLKGGGALGWAKGLSKLPFSGMQSMGVFSKLNPGLVVSVGGYAAGPFTMLAAVRGVPTALMEQNSVPGMTNRLLGKVVDRAFLTFDASERHFPDVDCEVVGNPVRSSLLELAEDFEYEPPTNRDEFRILIIGGSGGAASFNSHLPADLCALGDLAERVVVRHQCGKGRLSEVDGGYDEFAGQAEVVEFIDDMAAAYDWCDLLICRAGASTIAEVLVLGIPALYVPFAHAADDHQTKNAQAIAESGAGIAIADADVGQGRATRLISGLIHNPISLANIAEQARKLGRPHAAEQVAERCMAMMDA, from the coding sequence CCGGGGGTCGCCGTCGCCGAGGCGATTCAAAAGCTCGATCCCACGGTCGATATCGCCTTTGTCGGTACGGAGCGCGGCATCGAGGCGCGTGTGATTCCCGAGCTCGGCTATCGCCTCGAGTTGGTCGACGTGCCCATGCTCAAAGGGGGCGGGGCGCTGGGGTGGGCGAAGGGCCTGTCGAAGCTGCCGTTCAGCGGTATGCAATCGATGGGCGTCTTCTCCAAACTCAACCCGGGGCTGGTCGTCAGCGTCGGTGGTTATGCGGCCGGGCCCTTTACGATGCTAGCGGCGGTACGCGGCGTGCCCACGGCGCTCATGGAGCAAAACTCGGTGCCGGGCATGACGAACCGGCTGCTGGGCAAAGTCGTCGACCGCGCATTCCTGACCTTCGATGCCAGCGAGCGCCATTTCCCCGACGTCGACTGCGAAGTCGTTGGCAACCCGGTGCGCTCCAGTCTGCTCGAACTCGCCGAAGACTTCGAGTACGAGCCGCCGACCAACCGTGACGAATTTCGTATTCTGATCATCGGTGGAAGCGGCGGGGCCGCCAGCTTCAACAGCCATCTGCCCGCCGACCTCTGTGCTCTGGGCGATCTCGCCGAGCGCGTGGTGGTTCGCCATCAATGTGGAAAGGGCCGACTGAGCGAGGTCGACGGTGGCTACGACGAGTTCGCCGGACAGGCCGAAGTCGTCGAATTCATCGACGACATGGCCGCTGCCTACGATTGGTGCGACCTGTTGATCTGCCGCGCCGGCGCCTCGACCATCGCCGAAGTTCTCGTCCTCGGCATCCCTGCCTTGTATGTGCCTTTCGCACACGCCGCGGACGACCACCAGACCAAAAACGCCCAGGCGATCGCCGAATCGGGCGCGGGTATCGCCATTGCCGACGCCGATGTCGGGCAGGGCCGGGCGACCCGCCTGATCAGCGGCTTGATCCACAATCCGATCTCGTTGGCTAATATCGCCGAACAAGCTCGCAAGCTCGGGCGGCCCCATGCTGCCGAGCAAGTTGCCGAGCGTTGCATGGCAATGATGGACGCTTGA